From Halanaeroarchaeum sulfurireducens, a single genomic window includes:
- a CDS encoding class I SAM-dependent methyltransferase: protein MTVPCVRVERERGEAARQRLEAADLLSETHDIAVDDGRLYIPVASEETVPDDLEVVEYDPPVRDTQTMPADILGVEPTYERLGDVIIIDEDDPDRAQVLADAIMDSDLPVATVVNKQSKITGEQRIRDWSVLAGDGTETVHREYGAEFVLDIASVYFSPRLATERHRVVEQVRAGEHAFDMFAGVGPYAVPMAMQGAEVVATDINETGIEYLRKNAIRNGVSESVTAIAGDVREQGDDYGDWADRLVMNLPHTADEFLDTAVTLAGDEAILHYYDIQHEDDPYAPGESAIRAAAEPEYAVSVETRHEVRTYAPHEVNVVLDVRLARR, encoded by the coding sequence ATGACGGTTCCGTGCGTGCGCGTCGAACGAGAACGCGGCGAGGCGGCGCGCCAGCGCCTCGAGGCGGCGGACCTCCTCTCGGAGACACACGACATCGCGGTCGACGACGGGCGGCTCTACATCCCGGTGGCCAGCGAGGAGACAGTGCCCGATGACCTCGAGGTCGTCGAGTACGACCCGCCCGTCCGCGACACCCAGACGATGCCCGCCGACATCCTCGGCGTCGAGCCGACCTACGAACGGCTCGGCGACGTGATCATCATCGACGAGGACGATCCCGACCGAGCGCAGGTCCTCGCCGACGCCATCATGGACTCGGATCTACCGGTTGCCACGGTCGTCAACAAGCAATCGAAAATCACGGGTGAGCAACGGATTCGCGACTGGTCGGTACTGGCGGGTGACGGGACCGAAACGGTCCACCGCGAGTACGGCGCGGAATTCGTTCTCGACATCGCATCGGTGTACTTCTCACCCCGTCTCGCCACCGAACGCCACCGAGTGGTCGAGCAGGTCCGTGCGGGCGAACACGCCTTCGACATGTTCGCTGGCGTCGGCCCGTACGCCGTTCCGATGGCGATGCAGGGCGCCGAGGTCGTCGCCACGGACATCAACGAGACGGGGATCGAGTACCTCCGGAAGAACGCGATCAGGAACGGTGTCTCCGAGTCAGTTACGGCCATCGCCGGCGACGTCCGCGAGCAGGGGGACGACTACGGCGACTGGGCCGATCGGCTCGTGATGAACCTCCCGCATACCGCCGACGAGTTCCTGGACACCGCTGTGACCCTCGCCGGTGACGAGGCGATACTCCACTATTACGACATCCAGCACGAGGACGATCCCTATGCGCCGGGCGAGTCGGCCATACGGGCGGCCGCCGAACCGGAGTACGCAGTCTCGGTCGAGACCCGCCACGAAGTCCGGACCTATGCTCCCCACGAGGTGAACGTGGTCCTCGACGTTCGATTGGCGCGTCGGTGA
- a CDS encoding 50S ribosomal protein L10 gives MSTERTTDVVPEWKKGEVDEIAGLIENFESIGVVDIEGIPSRQLQKMRSELYGEATLRMSRNTLLNRALDRIDEGLESLGEYLTGHVGLVGTNDNPFALYKHLEASKTPAPINAGEVAPNDIVIPEGDTGMDPGPFVGELQSIGANARIDEGSIQVLEDSTVVEEGETVSADVANVLSELGIEPKEVGLDLRAVYADGVLFESDELELDIAEYRDDVAAAATAARNLSINAEYPTERTAPTMLAQASGEAKSLGLQAAIESPELMDDLVSTADAQVRALAANVDDEEALPEELQDVEEPAAEPEAAPDESDDEDTETEPAEDDEAEAEDDDDDESEAGEGLGDMFG, from the coding sequence ATGTCCACCGAACGCACAACAGACGTCGTTCCCGAGTGGAAGAAAGGCGAAGTAGACGAGATCGCCGGCCTCATCGAGAACTTCGAGAGTATCGGGGTCGTCGACATCGAAGGGATTCCGAGCCGACAGCTCCAGAAGATGCGCTCGGAACTGTACGGCGAGGCGACGTTGCGCATGAGTCGCAACACGCTGCTTAACCGTGCCCTCGACCGAATCGACGAGGGACTCGAATCGCTCGGCGAGTATCTCACGGGACACGTGGGACTCGTCGGGACGAACGACAACCCCTTCGCCCTCTACAAACACCTCGAGGCGTCGAAGACGCCGGCACCAATCAACGCCGGTGAGGTCGCCCCGAACGACATCGTGATCCCCGAGGGCGACACCGGCATGGATCCGGGCCCGTTCGTCGGTGAACTGCAGAGCATCGGCGCGAACGCACGGATCGATGAGGGGTCGATTCAGGTACTCGAAGACAGTACGGTCGTCGAGGAAGGCGAGACCGTTTCGGCCGACGTGGCCAACGTCCTCTCCGAACTTGGCATCGAGCCGAAGGAGGTCGGCCTCGACCTGCGAGCCGTCTACGCCGATGGCGTCCTCTTCGAGTCCGACGAACTCGAACTGGACATAGCGGAATATCGCGACGACGTCGCCGCCGCCGCGACGGCCGCGCGAAACCTCTCGATCAACGCCGAGTACCCGACCGAGCGGACGGCCCCGACCATGCTCGCACAGGCCAGCGGCGAGGCCAAAAGCCTCGGCCTGCAGGCAGCAATCGAGAGTCCGGAGCTAATGGACGACCTCGTGAGCACGGCTGATGCACAGGTGCGGGCACTCGCCGCGAACGTCGACGACGAGGAGGCCCTCCCGGAGGAACTCCAGGACGTCGAGGAACCAGCGGCCGAACCCGAGGCCGCACCCGATGAATCGGACGACGAAGACACGGAAACCGAGCCAGCCGAAGACGACGAAGCCGAAGCCGAGGATGACGACGATGACGAGTCGGAAGCCGGCGAAGGGCTCGGAGACATGTTCGGATAA
- a CDS encoding 50S ribosomal protein L11, whose amino-acid sequence MAETIEVLVPGGQADPGPPLGPELGPTPVDVQAVVQQINEQTAAFDGTEVPVTVSYEEDGAFDIEVGVPPTAALIKDEAGFETGSGEPQEDFVADLNIEQVKTVAEQKLPDLLAYDLKNAAKEVVGTCASLGVTIEGEDAREFKEKVDAGEYDDVLADEATA is encoded by the coding sequence ATGGCTGAGACGATAGAAGTCCTCGTACCCGGTGGACAGGCCGATCCGGGTCCGCCCCTTGGACCGGAACTCGGTCCGACCCCGGTCGACGTGCAGGCGGTCGTACAGCAAATCAACGAGCAGACGGCCGCGTTCGACGGCACCGAAGTCCCCGTAACGGTCAGTTACGAGGAAGACGGTGCCTTCGATATCGAGGTCGGTGTGCCGCCAACAGCGGCTCTCATCAAAGATGAGGCCGGGTTCGAGACGGGCAGCGGCGAGCCTCAGGAGGATTTCGTGGCCGACCTCAACATCGAACAGGTCAAGACGGTCGCCGAGCAGAAGCTGCCAGACCTGCTGGCCTACGACCTGAAGAACGCCGCGAAGGAAGTTGTCGGCACCTGTGCCTCCCTCGGCGTGACCATCGAGGGCGAGGACGCCCGCGAGTTCAAAGAGAAAGTCGACGCAGGCGAGTACGACGACGTGTTGGCCGACGAAGCAACGGCGTGA
- a CDS encoding OBG GTPase family GTP-binding protein: protein MGLEEEIEALEEEIAETPYNKSTEAHIGRLKAKLAEKKEDLERQQSGSGGGGGYAVEQTGDATVALVGFPSVGKSTLINALTNADSEVAAYEFTTLDVNPGMLQYRGAAIQLLDVPGLIEGAADGRGGGREVLSVVRTADLVVFMLSAFEIGQYDRLYDELYANKIRLDTEPPSVRVTKKGKGGIDVNASGDIGLDVETIKDVAREHGYVNADIAIRGDPDIDELIDGIQDNRVYLPSLVAVNKVDLIEASYAETMKESLRDHGIDPDEAVFISAEKERGLDTFKERIWKQLGLIRVYMDKPGRGVDRDEPLVIRQGETVDDALHKLGGTLDERFRFARVTGPSAIHDEQQVGRDHVLQDEDVLRIIARR from the coding sequence ATGGGACTCGAGGAGGAGATCGAAGCGCTCGAAGAAGAGATAGCCGAGACGCCTTACAACAAGTCGACAGAGGCGCACATCGGCCGTCTCAAGGCCAAACTGGCCGAGAAAAAAGAGGACCTCGAGCGCCAGCAGTCCGGCAGCGGTGGGGGTGGCGGCTACGCAGTCGAGCAGACGGGTGACGCGACCGTTGCCCTCGTCGGATTCCCGAGTGTGGGCAAGTCCACACTCATCAACGCTCTCACGAACGCCGACAGCGAAGTCGCCGCCTACGAGTTCACCACCCTCGACGTCAATCCGGGCATGCTACAGTACCGCGGGGCCGCCATCCAGCTCCTCGACGTCCCCGGCCTCATCGAGGGGGCCGCAGACGGCCGGGGTGGCGGTCGGGAGGTCCTCTCGGTCGTCCGGACGGCCGACCTGGTCGTGTTCATGCTTTCAGCGTTCGAAATTGGGCAATACGATCGACTCTACGACGAACTATACGCGAACAAGATTCGCCTCGACACCGAACCGCCGAGCGTTCGCGTCACGAAAAAAGGGAAGGGCGGTATCGACGTCAATGCCTCGGGAGACATCGGCCTCGACGTGGAGACGATCAAAGACGTCGCTCGCGAACACGGCTACGTCAATGCGGACATCGCCATCAGGGGCGATCCGGACATCGACGAACTCATCGATGGGATCCAGGACAACCGCGTCTATCTCCCCTCGCTCGTTGCCGTCAACAAGGTCGATCTCATCGAAGCGAGCTATGCGGAGACGATGAAGGAATCCCTGCGCGATCATGGCATCGATCCCGACGAAGCGGTTTTTATCAGCGCGGAGAAAGAACGCGGCCTCGATACGTTCAAAGAGCGCATCTGGAAACAGCTCGGACTCATCCGCGTGTACATGGACAAGCCGGGACGGGGGGTCGACCGGGACGAACCCCTGGTGATCAGGCAGGGCGAGACCGTCGACGACGCCCTTCACAAACTCGGGGGAACGCTCGACGAACGGTTCCGATTCGCACGCGTCACGGGCCCGAGTGCGATCCACGACGAACAGCAGGTGGGTCGTGATCACGTCCTCCAGGACGAGGACGTCCTCCGCATCATCGCCAGGCGGTGA
- the dph5 gene encoding diphthine synthase, translating to MLTFIGLGLYDEHSITVAGQAALRDADAVFAEFYTSRLVGTSVDDLESYHDVTIEVRDRAGVEREPDPILAAAREGDAAFLTAGDTMISTTHVDLRLRAHERGIETRVIHAPTAETAASSLTGLQNYRFGKATTLPFPWAHGADGVPGSVIDTLEDNLDRGLHTLVYLDIKAAKEEYMNATTAADILRQHWNEDVLGVVVARAGSPDPVVRADSLLGLANEDFGDPLHLLIVPGDLHHVEAEALRTLAGAPDALL from the coding sequence ATGCTCACGTTCATCGGACTCGGTCTCTACGACGAGCACTCGATAACCGTTGCGGGCCAGGCCGCGCTTCGCGACGCGGACGCGGTCTTCGCGGAATTCTACACGAGCCGTCTCGTCGGAACGTCCGTCGACGATCTGGAGTCCTACCACGACGTCACTATCGAGGTCCGAGATCGTGCTGGCGTCGAGCGGGAGCCAGATCCGATTCTCGCCGCCGCCCGGGAGGGTGACGCAGCCTTCCTGACGGCGGGAGACACCATGATCTCGACGACGCACGTGGATCTGCGCCTCCGAGCACACGAGCGCGGTATCGAGACGCGCGTGATCCACGCGCCGACCGCCGAGACGGCGGCGAGCAGTCTGACCGGTCTCCAGAACTATCGGTTCGGGAAGGCCACGACGTTGCCGTTCCCCTGGGCGCACGGGGCCGACGGCGTCCCGGGAAGCGTGATCGACACCCTCGAGGACAATTTGGACCGTGGCTTGCACACGCTCGTGTACCTCGACATCAAGGCGGCCAAGGAGGAGTACATGAACGCGACGACTGCTGCCGACATACTCCGCCAGCACTGGAACGAGGACGTGCTGGGGGTGGTCGTCGCGAGAGCCGGTAGTCCAGATCCAGTCGTTCGAGCCGACAGTCTTCTGGGACTTGCGAACGAAGACTTCGGCGATCCGCTTCACCTCCTGATCGTTCCTGGGGACCTTCACCACGTCGAAGCGGAGGCGCTGCGCACACTGGCGGGTGCGCCGGATGCGCTCCTGTGA
- a CDS encoding 50S ribosomal protein L1, translated as MADTDIEEAVRRALEDAPERNFRETVDLAVNLRDIDLNDPSNRIDESVVLPSGTGQETNIVVFAEGETAVRAEDVADDVLDEDDLEDLGDDSDAAKDLADATDFFVAEASLMQDIGRYLGTVLGPRGKMPTPLQPDDDVVETVNRMKNTVQLRSGERRTFHSRVGAADMSAEDIADNIDVIVRRLHANLEKGPLNVDSIYVKTTMGPAVEVA; from the coding sequence ATGGCAGATACAGATATTGAAGAGGCCGTACGTCGTGCCCTAGAGGATGCACCGGAGCGGAACTTCCGCGAAACGGTGGATCTCGCCGTCAATCTGCGCGACATCGACCTCAACGACCCGTCGAATCGAATCGACGAGAGCGTCGTGCTGCCGTCGGGTACCGGTCAGGAGACCAACATCGTGGTGTTCGCCGAAGGCGAAACCGCGGTCAGAGCCGAGGACGTCGCCGACGATGTCCTCGACGAGGACGACCTCGAGGACCTCGGTGACGACTCCGATGCCGCAAAGGACCTCGCAGACGCGACGGACTTCTTCGTCGCGGAGGCGTCCCTGATGCAGGATATCGGTCGCTACCTCGGGACCGTTCTCGGTCCCCGGGGGAAGATGCCGACTCCGCTCCAACCCGACGACGACGTTGTCGAGACAGTCAATCGCATGAAAAACACCGTGCAGCTTCGCAGCGGTGAACGTCGCACGTTCCACTCACGCGTGGGCGCCGCCGACATGTCCGCCGAGGATATCGCGGACAACATCGACGTCATCGTCCGTCGGCTGCACGCCAATCTCGAAAAGGGACCGCTCAACGTGGATAGCATCTACGTGAAGACCACGATGGGTCCCGCAGTCGAGGTAGCATAG
- the rpl12p gene encoding 50S ribosomal protein P1, giving the protein MEYVYAALILNESGAEINEDNITGVLEAADVDVEESRVKALVAALEDVDIEEAIEQAAAAPAAPAGGAAGGEAEAEEAEEEEAEEEAEEAEEEEADEEEEDASGEGLGDLFG; this is encoded by the coding sequence ATGGAGTACGTTTACGCAGCACTCATCCTGAACGAATCTGGCGCAGAGATCAACGAAGACAACATTACCGGCGTGCTCGAGGCTGCCGACGTCGATGTCGAGGAGTCACGCGTGAAGGCGCTCGTCGCCGCCCTCGAAGACGTGGACATCGAAGAGGCCATCGAGCAGGCTGCCGCCGCGCCTGCCGCCCCCGCTGGCGGTGCGGCCGGTGGCGAAGCCGAGGCCGAGGAAGCCGAAGAAGAGGAAGCTGAAGAGGAAGCCGAAGAAGCCGAAGAAGAGGAAGCAGACGAGGAAGAAGAGGACGCATCGGGCGAGGGCCTGGGCGACCTCTTCGGCTGA
- a CDS encoding type II/IV secretion system ATPase subunit yields the protein MATDDAAEESDADDLTETDSDDLKGADDEPTEDGSVRVGAYTWLDYFEEFGDENDEEHITTGGGDGGAPAVDWESVSFDPDEQCGFHPDDAMERITNGIAAATSLQDYFREFLDPATTPVRKGEYLWEHYKHEYYYRSDGAPPRDENGEVVPFDRSDALGFDHSRRRNVLSAGADRAAALADLVDERTVDVNPTLDEDAFFSTVDGESTIVSRYDLEKAVTFEKKRHLREVERYWVNKPYAFVIIVHSEKENEKKYYVIEPHLTPIEADLQEFLTEKLRMAIKYAESDVAIEGSEAERRDVIERETGKLLRRYDLYLGQSRVGRGTFDRLLDSVAEQGGEFGERFVGALESRGVYESPGTEQTSGIAGMAIRPEPVLIEEDADTLTQFQVEKLLYVLKRDFIGYERIDAIKHDINVEDISVDGYDSPVFVYHTDYEQLITNVEHGRQQLDDFVVKLAQRSGKGISKRQPQVEATLPDGSRAQLTLGEEVSDHGTNYTIRQFKEIPFTPIDLINWRTFSLREMAFLWLCIENNKSLMFAGGTASGKTTSLNAVSLFVPSNTKIVSIEDTREVELPQRNWIASVTRPSFGKDERGDIDEFDLLEAALRQRPDYIIMGEVRGEEGRTLFQVMSTGHTTYTTFHADNVSEVIKRFTTDPINVSKTLFTALDLISIQTSTRVRGKKVRRSRELTEIRRYDPENDEINVNDVFQWQPETDTYRHSADSTTLEEIKFDRGWSDEQLDRHMDEREAVLAYLIDRGLNTYAEVAATVQAYINDRETVLTLIANDDLEAALDDLRQMESVLIDVDEEKEEMVPRPDPDEEVQSSARSVLDAADDTIFDQYRGENAPDISDVLVFESGAEDVEVRGDDGVDDADGQPPSEAGDE from the coding sequence ATGGCCACCGACGACGCCGCCGAGGAGTCGGACGCCGACGACCTGACGGAGACAGACTCCGACGACCTGAAGGGGGCGGACGACGAGCCCACCGAGGACGGTTCGGTCCGTGTGGGAGCGTACACCTGGCTGGATTATTTCGAGGAATTCGGGGACGAGAACGACGAAGAACACATTACGACCGGCGGAGGCGATGGGGGTGCTCCGGCGGTCGACTGGGAGTCGGTCTCGTTCGATCCGGACGAGCAATGTGGATTTCACCCCGACGACGCGATGGAACGAATAACAAACGGTATAGCGGCGGCGACCTCGCTCCAGGACTATTTCCGCGAATTTCTCGACCCCGCCACCACGCCGGTCCGCAAGGGGGAGTATCTCTGGGAACACTACAAACACGAGTACTACTACAGATCGGACGGGGCGCCTCCCCGCGACGAAAACGGGGAGGTCGTCCCCTTCGACCGGTCGGACGCCCTCGGGTTCGATCACTCACGCCGACGAAACGTTCTCTCGGCTGGAGCCGATCGAGCAGCGGCATTGGCTGATCTGGTCGACGAGCGGACCGTCGACGTCAACCCCACCCTCGACGAGGACGCGTTTTTCAGTACGGTCGACGGGGAGTCGACCATCGTCTCCCGGTACGATCTTGAGAAGGCCGTCACGTTCGAGAAAAAGCGTCACCTGCGCGAAGTCGAGCGGTACTGGGTGAACAAGCCCTACGCGTTCGTGATCATCGTTCACTCGGAGAAGGAAAACGAAAAGAAATACTACGTCATCGAGCCCCATCTGACGCCGATCGAGGCGGATCTCCAGGAGTTTCTCACCGAGAAATTACGGATGGCGATCAAGTACGCCGAATCCGACGTGGCGATCGAGGGGAGCGAAGCGGAACGCCGGGACGTCATCGAGCGGGAAACGGGAAAGCTGCTCCGCAGATACGATCTGTATTTGGGACAATCCCGGGTGGGACGCGGGACGTTCGACCGACTCCTCGATTCCGTCGCGGAACAGGGCGGTGAATTCGGGGAGCGCTTCGTCGGTGCCCTTGAATCACGAGGGGTGTACGAATCACCTGGAACCGAACAAACGTCCGGTATCGCCGGCATGGCGATCAGGCCGGAGCCGGTCCTCATAGAGGAGGACGCCGACACCCTGACCCAGTTCCAGGTCGAGAAACTCCTCTACGTCCTCAAGCGGGATTTTATCGGATACGAGCGAATCGACGCCATCAAACACGACATCAACGTCGAGGATATCTCCGTCGACGGCTACGACAGCCCGGTGTTCGTCTATCACACCGATTACGAACAACTCATTACGAACGTCGAGCACGGTCGCCAGCAACTCGACGACTTCGTCGTCAAACTCGCCCAGCGGTCCGGGAAGGGTATTAGCAAACGGCAACCCCAGGTCGAGGCCACGCTCCCGGATGGATCGCGGGCCCAGCTCACGCTCGGCGAGGAGGTTTCCGACCACGGAACGAATTACACCATCCGTCAGTTCAAGGAGATCCCGTTCACCCCGATCGATCTCATCAACTGGCGAACGTTCTCGTTGCGCGAAATGGCGTTTCTCTGGCTGTGCATCGAGAACAACAAGTCACTCATGTTTGCCGGTGGGACTGCCTCCGGGAAGACGACGAGCCTGAACGCCGTCTCGCTGTTCGTCCCCTCCAACACGAAGATCGTGTCAATCGAAGATACGCGGGAGGTCGAACTGCCCCAGCGCAACTGGATCGCGTCCGTCACCCGGCCTTCGTTCGGCAAGGACGAGCGCGGGGACATCGACGAGTTCGACCTCCTGGAGGCCGCCCTTCGCCAGCGGCCCGATTACATTATCATGGGAGAGGTGCGTGGCGAGGAGGGGCGAACGCTCTTCCAGGTCATGTCGACCGGGCACACGACGTACACGACGTTCCACGCGGACAACGTAAGCGAGGTAATCAAACGGTTCACAACCGACCCGATCAACGTCTCCAAGACGCTGTTCACCGCGCTCGATCTCATCTCGATTCAGACGTCGACCAGAGTGCGGGGCAAGAAGGTGCGCCGGAGCCGGGAACTGACCGAGATACGGCGGTACGATCCGGAGAACGATGAAATCAACGTCAACGACGTCTTCCAGTGGCAGCCGGAGACCGACACGTACCGGCACTCGGCCGATTCGACGACCCTCGAGGAAATCAAATTCGACCGGGGGTGGTCGGACGAGCAACTCGACCGCCATATGGACGAACGTGAGGCGGTCCTCGCGTACCTCATCGACAGGGGACTCAATACGTACGCCGAGGTGGCGGCGACCGTCCAGGCCTACATCAACGATCGAGAGACGGTTCTAACACTCATCGCAAACGACGACCTCGAAGCGGCACTCGATGACCTGCGACAGATGGAAAGTGTCCTCATCGACGTCGACGAGGAAAAAGAGGAGATGGTCCCCCGCCCCGATCCGGACGAAGAAGTCCAGTCCAGTGCACGCTCCGTTCTCGATGCCGCCGACGACACCATCTTCGACCAATACCGGGGCGAAAACGCACCGGACATCTCCGATGTCCTCGTTTTCGAATCGGGGGCTGAGGACGTCGAAGTGCGAGGGGACGACGGTGTCGACGACGCTGACGGCCAGCCGCCTTCGGAGGCGGGCGACGAATGA